The following proteins are co-located in the Streptomyces sp. DT2A-34 genome:
- a CDS encoding PP2C family protein-serine/threonine phosphatase: protein MFRIKGRVPRKVLAWGLPTAWGAMAITYKLTCPLAQEAGLGARLVTSAVFFAVGTGLILHVRQALLRELRQVREVAGAAQSALLRPLPARIDGLNVAAAQLSADRSACVGGDLYEVIATEHGVRAVMGDVRGHGIAAMGTVAAVLGSFREAVHDEPDLGRVLRRLERALGRHLRERARDEHPASGLEPDTPVAEEFVTVLLLEIGRDGEITALNCGHPWPYLLSGTSVAPVARADPLPPLGPFPLPADLAPLPCGSLLPGDALVLYTDGVEDARDARGRFFSLQAALIGAVRDAPITPQTILRTLFTALIRHTRGKQADDLALLVLRNDRTRLACNPLGARPTTTNPQPTNHR from the coding sequence ATGTTCCGCATCAAGGGTCGGGTTCCCCGGAAGGTGCTCGCGTGGGGGCTGCCCACCGCCTGGGGTGCCATGGCGATCACGTACAAGCTGACCTGTCCGCTCGCCCAGGAGGCCGGCCTCGGCGCCCGGCTCGTCACCAGCGCCGTCTTCTTCGCCGTGGGGACTGGTCTGATCCTGCACGTCAGACAAGCCCTGCTGCGTGAGCTGCGGCAGGTCCGCGAGGTCGCCGGTGCCGCGCAGAGCGCGCTGCTGCGGCCGCTGCCCGCGCGCATCGACGGGCTGAACGTCGCCGCCGCCCAGCTCTCCGCGGATCGCAGTGCCTGTGTCGGCGGTGACCTGTACGAGGTCATCGCCACCGAGCACGGCGTACGGGCGGTGATGGGCGACGTACGCGGCCACGGCATCGCCGCCATGGGCACCGTCGCCGCAGTCCTCGGCAGCTTCCGCGAGGCCGTCCACGACGAACCCGACCTGGGCCGGGTGCTGCGCAGGCTGGAGCGGGCCCTGGGCCGGCACCTGCGGGAGCGGGCCCGTGACGAGCACCCCGCGTCCGGCTTGGAGCCCGACACCCCGGTCGCCGAGGAGTTCGTCACCGTCCTGCTGCTGGAGATCGGGCGGGACGGCGAGATCACCGCCCTCAACTGCGGTCACCCCTGGCCGTATCTGCTGAGTGGCACCAGCGTCGCGCCCGTCGCCCGAGCCGACCCCCTCCCACCCCTGGGCCCGTTCCCCCTCCCGGCCGATCTGGCCCCGCTGCCCTGCGGCTCCCTGCTCCCCGGCGACGCCCTGGTCCTGTACACGGACGGTGTCGAGGATGCGAGGGACGCACGAGGCCGGTTCTTTTCCCTGCAGGCGGCCCTCATCGGCGCCGTACGCGACGCCCCGATCACTCCACAGACAATCCTGCGCACCCTCTTCACGGCGCTGATCCGCCACACGAGAGGAAAGCAGGCAGACGACCTAGCGCTACTGGTCCTACGGAACGATCGAACGAGGCTTGCCTGCAACCCCCTGGGGGCGCGACCAACCACGACGAACCCGCAGCCGACCAACCACCGTTAG
- a CDS encoding transcriptional regulator yields the protein MQPNTLLDAILDEAGVSHAGLAAHVNQAGRARGLALRYEHTAVARWLKGQRPRGQVPDLICEVLAARLHRTVTLDDIGLGVPGDPSVTHTTSLSGFVERATALWRCDEQQRPHILGAPAVTGTPAVMPVWEWENPPEDVDVSRGGRHRVTPADIEMLRAARAHYEQMYRKAGGIATRTRIVGFLNAEAAPLLRGSYTDATGRQLHRATGGLVAVAGICAYDSDAHGLAQRYFHQALRLAKASGDRGLGAYVIALLVNQALFMREFRQAVAFAEAALRAAGKHITPALASDLYAMQAKAYAHLGDGTSALSCIRRAEQAAERIRRGYEPDETGYVQPGLVNVQVAEALLSLGELAAAGEHAAAAVDNPAHDRGRVHRLAMLSTIELRKGNADKAVATAVQMAEQARGMESQRLRDRLRVVREHLVRSGCAGTAEAAELIDGALRVPL from the coding sequence ATGCAGCCCAATACTCTGCTCGACGCGATCCTGGACGAGGCCGGGGTCTCGCACGCGGGGCTGGCCGCACACGTGAACCAGGCGGGGAGGGCGCGCGGGCTCGCGCTCAGATACGAACACACCGCCGTGGCGCGGTGGTTGAAGGGGCAGCGGCCGCGCGGTCAGGTGCCCGACCTGATCTGCGAGGTGCTCGCCGCTCGGCTGCACCGTACGGTCACGCTCGACGACATCGGACTCGGCGTGCCCGGCGACCCGTCGGTCACGCACACCACCTCGCTGTCCGGCTTCGTGGAGCGGGCGACCGCGCTGTGGCGCTGCGACGAGCAGCAGCGGCCCCACATCCTGGGCGCGCCCGCGGTCACGGGCACCCCTGCCGTCATGCCGGTGTGGGAGTGGGAGAACCCGCCCGAGGACGTGGACGTGTCGCGCGGCGGCCGGCACCGGGTCACCCCTGCCGACATCGAGATGCTGCGTGCCGCGCGCGCCCACTACGAGCAGATGTACCGGAAGGCCGGCGGGATAGCGACCCGTACCCGGATCGTCGGTTTCCTCAACGCCGAGGCGGCGCCGCTGCTGCGCGGCAGCTACACCGATGCCACGGGACGTCAACTGCACCGGGCCACGGGCGGGTTGGTGGCCGTCGCCGGGATCTGCGCGTACGACTCCGACGCGCACGGACTCGCCCAGCGGTACTTCCATCAGGCGCTGCGGCTCGCGAAGGCGAGCGGGGACCGGGGGCTGGGCGCATATGTGATCGCGCTGCTGGTCAACCAGGCGCTGTTCATGCGGGAGTTCCGGCAGGCCGTCGCCTTCGCGGAGGCCGCACTGCGGGCCGCCGGCAAGCACATCACCCCGGCGCTCGCCTCCGACCTGTACGCGATGCAGGCGAAGGCGTACGCCCACCTCGGCGACGGCACGAGCGCCCTGTCCTGCATCCGGCGTGCCGAGCAGGCCGCCGAACGCATCCGTCGCGGATACGAACCCGACGAGACGGGCTATGTCCAGCCCGGACTCGTCAACGTCCAGGTGGCGGAGGCGCTGCTCAGCCTCGGGGAGCTGGCGGCCGCCGGGGAGCACGCCGCGGCAGCCGTCGACAATCCCGCCCACGACCGCGGCCGGGTGCACCGGTTGGCCATGCTCAGCACGATCGAGCTGCGCAAGGGCAACGCCGACAAGGCGGTGGCCACGGCGGTGCAGATGGCCGAGCAGGCCCGCGGAATGGAGTCCCAGCGCCTGCGCGACAGACTCCGGGTGGTACGCGAACACCTGGTGCGCAGCGGCTGTGCGGGCACGGCCGAGGCCGCCGAACTCATCGACGGGGCGCTGCGCGTACCGCTTTAG
- a CDS encoding NUDIX hydrolase, which yields MQWTKQNEQTVYENRWFTVNLADVELPDGRHLDHFLIRLRPVAVATVVNEANEVLLLWRHRFITDSWGWELAAGVVEDGEDIVRAAARELEEETGWRPGPLHHLMSVEPSNGLTDARHHIYWADEGEYVGHPVDDFESDRREWVPLKLVPDMVARGEVPAANMAAALLLLHHLRLGQDVLP from the coding sequence GTGCAGTGGACGAAACAGAACGAACAAACTGTGTATGAAAACCGCTGGTTCACCGTCAACCTGGCAGACGTGGAGCTGCCGGACGGGCGGCACCTGGACCACTTCCTCATACGGCTGCGGCCGGTCGCCGTGGCCACGGTGGTCAACGAGGCCAACGAGGTCCTCCTCCTGTGGCGCCACCGTTTCATCACCGACAGCTGGGGGTGGGAACTCGCGGCGGGCGTCGTCGAGGACGGCGAGGACATCGTCCGCGCGGCCGCCAGGGAACTCGAGGAGGAGACCGGCTGGCGGCCGGGACCCCTGCACCACCTCATGAGCGTGGAGCCCTCCAACGGGCTCACCGACGCCCGGCACCACATCTACTGGGCCGACGAGGGCGAGTACGTCGGGCACCCCGTGGACGACTTCGAGTCGGACCGCCGGGAATGGGTCCCGCTCAAGCTCGTCCCCGACATGGTCGCCCGTGGGGAGGTCCCGGCCGCCAACATGGCGGCCGCGTTACTGCTGCTGCACCATCTCCGGCTCGGACAGGACGTCCTGCCCTGA
- a CDS encoding 3-hydroxybutyryl-CoA dehydrogenase, which produces MTGISGDIARVGVVGCGQMGAGIAEVCARSGLDVKVAETTGEALEIGRTRLFTSLSKAAERGKISEEERDATQARLSFTTDLGEFADRDLVIEAVVENEQVKTEIFQVLDQVVTRPDAILASNTSSIPLVRLAVATSRPDQVVGIHFFNPAPVQKLVELIPALTTSEGTLARAQQFAEKLLGKHAIRAQDRSGFVVNALLIPYLLSAIRMFETGIASREDIDNGMELGCAHPMGPLKLSDLIGLDTVASVAQSMYDEFKEPLYAAPPLLQRMVDAGRLGRKTGSGFYTYG; this is translated from the coding sequence GTGACCGGCATCTCCGGAGATATTGCACGCGTCGGTGTGGTGGGCTGCGGCCAGATGGGAGCCGGCATCGCCGAGGTGTGCGCCCGCTCCGGTCTGGACGTGAAGGTCGCCGAGACCACCGGCGAAGCCCTGGAGATCGGCCGTACCCGGCTGTTCACTTCCCTGTCCAAGGCGGCCGAGCGCGGCAAGATCAGCGAGGAGGAGCGGGACGCCACGCAGGCACGGCTGTCCTTCACCACGGACCTCGGCGAGTTCGCCGACCGTGACCTGGTGATCGAGGCCGTCGTCGAGAACGAGCAGGTGAAGACCGAGATCTTCCAGGTGCTCGACCAGGTCGTGACCCGGCCGGACGCGATCCTGGCCTCCAACACCTCCTCGATCCCGCTGGTGAGGCTGGCGGTCGCCACCTCGCGCCCCGACCAGGTCGTCGGCATCCACTTCTTCAACCCGGCCCCGGTGCAGAAGCTCGTCGAGCTGATCCCGGCGCTCACCACCTCCGAGGGCACGCTGGCCCGTGCCCAGCAGTTCGCCGAGAAGCTGCTCGGCAAGCACGCCATCCGCGCCCAGGACCGCTCCGGCTTCGTGGTGAACGCGCTGCTGATCCCCTACCTCCTCTCCGCGATCCGGATGTTCGAGACGGGCATCGCCAGCCGCGAGGACATCGACAACGGCATGGAACTCGGCTGCGCCCACCCGATGGGCCCGCTGAAGCTGTCCGACCTGATCGGCCTGGACACGGTCGCCTCCGTGGCGCAGAGCATGTACGACGAGTTCAAGGAGCCGCTGTACGCCGCTCCCCCGCTGCTGCAGCGCATGGTCGACGCGGGCCGGCTCGGCCGTAAGACCGGCTCGGGCTTCTACACCTACGGCTGA
- a CDS encoding glycoside hydrolase family 10 protein — MLHRKPRISRRAFSVTALSALVAGGGAVAAGSAMAGGTTKPARPRATREMRGMWVATVANRDWPSKQGLTADEQCAELIAHLDTAVESRLNTVILQVRPTADALWPSPYEPWSQVLTGTQGENPGWDPLGTAVKEAHARGLQLHAWFNPYRIANHTDPTRLADSHPARRHPDWVVTYGGKLYYNPGLPEVREFVQKAMLDAVEKYRVDAVHFDDYFYPYPVAGQTFDDNDAYDRYGGGFATRAEWRRDNIDQLVQEMAAGIRKIRPATEFGISPFGVWRNAATDPLGSDSRAGVQTYDDLYADTRKWVREGWIDYICPQLYWNIDFAAADYAKLVPWWAEVARGSRTKLYLGEALYKAGDPAQPAAWQEPAELSRHLTLAKEHAEARGHVYFAAKDVATDRIGAMARVVADHYGRPAIPPR; from the coding sequence ATGCTGCACCGGAAGCCGCGGATCTCGCGGCGGGCGTTCTCGGTGACCGCCCTGTCGGCGCTCGTGGCGGGAGGAGGCGCGGTGGCGGCCGGTTCCGCCATGGCGGGCGGAACGACGAAGCCGGCCCGGCCACGGGCGACCCGCGAGATGCGCGGCATGTGGGTGGCGACCGTGGCGAACCGGGACTGGCCCTCCAAGCAGGGGCTGACCGCCGACGAACAGTGCGCCGAGCTGATCGCTCACCTGGACACGGCGGTCGAAAGCCGCCTGAACACGGTCATCCTTCAGGTACGGCCCACGGCCGACGCCCTGTGGCCCTCGCCGTACGAGCCGTGGTCGCAGGTCCTCACCGGCACTCAGGGCGAGAACCCCGGCTGGGACCCGCTCGGCACGGCCGTGAAGGAGGCCCACGCCCGCGGCCTGCAGTTGCACGCCTGGTTCAACCCGTACCGCATCGCCAACCACACCGACCCGACCAGGCTGGCCGACTCCCACCCCGCTCGCCGGCACCCCGACTGGGTGGTGACGTACGGCGGCAAGCTCTACTACAACCCCGGGCTGCCCGAGGTCCGTGAGTTCGTGCAGAAGGCGATGCTCGACGCGGTGGAGAAGTACCGGGTCGACGCGGTCCACTTCGACGACTACTTCTACCCGTACCCGGTGGCGGGCCAGACCTTCGACGACAACGACGCCTACGACCGCTACGGCGGCGGCTTCGCGACCCGGGCCGAATGGCGGCGGGACAACATCGACCAGCTGGTCCAGGAGATGGCGGCCGGCATCAGGAAGATCCGGCCCGCCACGGAGTTCGGCATCAGCCCGTTCGGCGTGTGGCGCAACGCGGCCACCGACCCCCTCGGCTCCGACTCGCGGGCGGGCGTCCAGACGTACGACGACCTGTACGCGGACACCCGCAAGTGGGTCCGTGAGGGCTGGATCGACTACATCTGCCCGCAGCTGTACTGGAACATCGACTTCGCCGCCGCCGACTACGCCAAGCTCGTGCCCTGGTGGGCCGAGGTGGCTCGGGGCAGCCGGACGAAGCTGTACCTCGGCGAGGCGCTCTACAAGGCCGGTGATCCCGCGCAGCCCGCGGCCTGGCAGGAGCCGGCCGAGCTGTCCCGGCACCTCACCCTGGCCAAGGAACACGCGGAGGCACGCGGGCACGTCTACTTCGCCGCCAAGGACGTGGCGACGGACCGGATCGGGGCGATGGCACGGGTGGTCGCCGACCACTACGGGCGGCCGGCGATTCCGCCGCGCTGA
- a CDS encoding DUF1918 domain-containing protein, with protein sequence MRATVGDQLVQHGRVVGQHDKVGEIVEVLGQEGNPPYRVRFEDGHEGLCSPGPDTEIRHRDTMK encoded by the coding sequence ATGCGTGCAACCGTGGGCGACCAGCTTGTCCAGCACGGCAGGGTGGTCGGGCAACACGACAAGGTCGGCGAGATCGTCGAAGTCCTGGGCCAGGAGGGCAACCCTCCGTACCGCGTCCGTTTCGAGGACGGGCACGAGGGCCTGTGCTCCCCCGGCCCCGACACCGAGATCCGTCACAGGGACACGATGAAGTAA
- a CDS encoding DMT family transporter, with translation MGTENSATAPSSIAVTTPPTPGAATAPSATPAAPTAPVTPAGTPLRGTLQAALGVAAFSLTFPATAWGLEGFGPWSLVAVRSVLAALIAGSCLLAVGVPLPARRHWAGLAVVAGGVVFGFPLFTTLALQTSTTAHAAVVVGLLPLTTALFSALRVGTRPSRTFWTAALAGAAAVVAFTVQQSGGALTTADLYLFAALLVCAAGYTEGGRLARVMPGWQVIGWALVLCLPLSVPAAVVALSYEPVHLTWHGVTGLLWVAAGSQFLGLVVWYRGMAAIGIPKASQLQLAQPLLTLVWSVLLLGEHLTVAAPLTAAAVLVCIAVTQRARG, from the coding sequence ATGGGAACAGAGAATAGCGCTACCGCTCCGAGCTCGATAGCAGTCACCACCCCGCCCACGCCAGGCGCCGCGACCGCTCCGTCGGCCACCCCAGCCGCTCCGACCGCCCCGGTCACCCCGGCCGGGACGCCGCTCCGCGGCACGCTCCAGGCCGCCCTCGGTGTCGCGGCCTTTTCCCTCACCTTCCCCGCCACCGCCTGGGGCCTTGAGGGCTTCGGCCCCTGGTCGCTGGTCGCCGTGCGCAGCGTGCTGGCCGCGCTGATCGCGGGCAGCTGTCTGCTCGCCGTGGGCGTGCCGCTCCCCGCCCGCCGGCACTGGGCGGGCCTCGCCGTGGTAGCCGGCGGAGTGGTCTTCGGCTTCCCCCTGTTCACCACACTCGCCCTCCAGACGTCCACCACCGCCCACGCCGCCGTCGTGGTGGGCCTGCTCCCGCTGACCACCGCCCTGTTCTCCGCCCTGCGCGTCGGTACCCGCCCCTCCCGCACGTTCTGGACGGCGGCGCTCGCGGGCGCGGCCGCGGTGGTCGCCTTCACCGTGCAGCAGAGCGGCGGCGCCCTGACCACGGCCGACCTGTACCTCTTCGCGGCGCTGCTGGTGTGCGCGGCCGGCTACACCGAGGGCGGCCGGCTGGCCCGCGTCATGCCGGGCTGGCAGGTGATCGGCTGGGCGCTGGTGCTGTGCCTGCCGCTGAGCGTGCCGGCCGCCGTGGTGGCGCTGTCGTACGAACCCGTGCACCTGACCTGGCACGGCGTGACCGGACTGCTGTGGGTCGCGGCCGGCTCGCAGTTCCTCGGCCTGGTCGTCTGGTACCGGGGCATGGCGGCGATCGGCATCCCGAAGGCCAGCCAGTTGCAGTTGGCCCAGCCCCTGCTCACACTGGTGTGGTCGGTGCTGCTGCTGGGCGAGCACCTGACAGTGGCCGCCCCGCTGACGGCCGCGGCGGTGCTCGTGTGCATCGCCGTGACCCAGCGCGCGCGTGGCTGA
- a CDS encoding PLP-dependent aminotransferase family protein has protein sequence MQERSSVDELANQLRRELNRYSPGGKLPSSRALVERFRVSPVTVSRALAQLAAEGLVVTRPGAGAFRAEPHAPSASVADTSWQEVALSADAAAELVPRSVDASGVLASLTAPPPGVIEFNGGYLHQSLQPERAMAAALSRAGRRPGAWGRPPMEGLPELREWFARGIGGPGGAVTAAEVLITAGGQSALTTALRALAPPGAPVLVESPTYPGMLAIARASGLRPVPVPVDADGVRPPLLADAFRATGARVFVCQPLFQNPTGALLAPDRRGEVLRIACEAGAFVVEDDFVRRLVHEDAGPLPRPLAADDPDGVVVHVSSLTKATSPSFRLSALAARGPVLERLRAIQVVDTFFVPRPLQEAALELVGSPAWPRHLRAISAELKTRRDAMTAALRLGLPELALPHIPSGGYHLWLRLPDGTDESALTSAALRAGVAIAPGRPYFSAEPPAGHVRLSFAAVAGAGEITEGVRRLRAACDEVL, from the coding sequence ATGCAGGAGCGTAGCAGTGTCGACGAACTGGCGAATCAGCTGCGACGAGAGCTGAACCGCTACTCTCCCGGTGGAAAGCTCCCGTCGAGCCGAGCCCTCGTCGAGCGGTTCCGGGTGAGCCCGGTGACCGTCTCCCGTGCCCTGGCGCAGCTGGCCGCCGAGGGGCTGGTGGTGACCCGGCCCGGCGCCGGAGCCTTCCGCGCCGAGCCGCACGCGCCGTCCGCCTCCGTCGCGGACACCTCCTGGCAGGAGGTGGCGCTCAGTGCGGACGCCGCCGCGGAACTCGTACCCCGCTCGGTGGACGCCTCCGGCGTACTGGCCTCGCTCACGGCTCCGCCGCCCGGCGTGATCGAGTTCAACGGCGGTTATCTGCACCAGTCGTTGCAGCCGGAGCGCGCGATGGCCGCCGCGCTGTCACGGGCCGGCCGTCGGCCCGGGGCGTGGGGGCGACCGCCGATGGAGGGGCTGCCGGAGCTGCGGGAGTGGTTCGCGCGCGGCATCGGCGGGCCGGGCGGTGCCGTCACGGCCGCCGAGGTGCTGATCACCGCGGGCGGCCAGTCGGCCCTGACGACCGCGCTGCGGGCACTCGCCCCGCCGGGGGCGCCGGTCCTGGTCGAGTCGCCCACCTATCCGGGCATGCTGGCGATCGCCCGCGCGTCCGGTCTGCGGCCGGTCCCCGTCCCGGTCGACGCCGACGGTGTACGGCCGCCCCTGCTCGCCGACGCCTTCCGGGCGACGGGCGCCCGCGTCTTCGTCTGCCAGCCGCTGTTCCAGAACCCGACCGGCGCGCTGCTCGCTCCCGACCGGCGCGGCGAGGTGCTGCGCATCGCGTGCGAGGCCGGTGCCTTCGTCGTCGAGGACGACTTCGTACGGCGGCTGGTGCACGAGGACGCGGGGCCCCTGCCGCGTCCGCTGGCCGCCGACGACCCCGACGGCGTCGTCGTCCACGTCTCGTCCCTGACCAAGGCGACCTCACCGAGCTTCCGGCTGAGCGCCCTCGCCGCCCGTGGCCCCGTGCTGGAGCGGCTGCGCGCCATCCAGGTCGTCGACACCTTCTTCGTGCCCCGGCCCCTGCAGGAGGCCGCGCTCGAACTCGTGGGCTCACCCGCCTGGCCGCGCCATCTGCGGGCGATCTCGGCCGAGTTGAAGACCCGCCGCGACGCGATGACGGCCGCCCTGCGCCTCGGCCTCCCCGAACTCGCCCTCCCGCACATCCCGTCCGGCGGCTACCACCTGTGGCTCCGCCTGCCCGACGGAACCGACGAGTCCGCACTGACCTCCGCCGCCCTGCGCGCGGGGGTCGCGATCGCCCCAGGCCGCCCGTACTTCAGCGCGGAACCGCCGGCCGGGCATGTGCGGTTGAGCTTCGCGGCGGTGGCGGGGGCGGGCGAGATCACGGAAGGGGTACGGCGGCTGCGGGCGGCTTGCGACGAGGTGCTCTAG
- a CDS encoding DUF6461 domain-containing protein: protein MTGKTTAADYAWLDEQYGHLMEAYCVTLVGGLSPEALLRELKAEPEPGLTGVDALNEPCFDAWDHWEGDSLFVGVTAVGDWSLMVEFNGFLGITTEVALPLSRGRRVVSHFRNVNAVDHFYWFEDGDTRLHFEPLFPFARDGSHADELLTEMRESGFDLRESRERDYRMHTEAAFALADRLTGIRLTPELFASARFTCGIAPVPRG from the coding sequence ATGACTGGGAAGACGACTGCCGCGGACTACGCGTGGCTCGACGAGCAGTACGGGCATCTGATGGAGGCCTACTGCGTCACGCTGGTGGGCGGACTCAGCCCCGAGGCTCTCCTGAGGGAGTTGAAGGCCGAGCCGGAGCCCGGCCTCACGGGCGTGGACGCTTTGAACGAGCCCTGTTTCGACGCATGGGACCACTGGGAGGGCGACAGCTTGTTCGTCGGCGTCACGGCCGTCGGCGACTGGTCGCTGATGGTCGAGTTCAACGGCTTTCTGGGGATCACGACGGAGGTCGCGCTCCCGCTCTCGCGCGGACGCAGGGTGGTCTCCCACTTCCGCAACGTCAACGCGGTGGACCACTTCTACTGGTTCGAGGACGGCGACACGCGCCTGCACTTCGAGCCGCTGTTCCCGTTCGCCCGCGACGGCAGCCATGCCGACGAACTCCTCACGGAGATGCGGGAGTCGGGCTTCGACCTCCGGGAGAGCCGCGAGCGTGACTACCGCATGCACACGGAGGCCGCCTTCGCCCTGGCCGACCGCCTCACAGGCATACGCCTGACCCCGGAACTCTTCGCGTCCGCCCGCTTCACCTGCGGCATCGCCCCGGTACCCCGCGGCTAG
- a CDS encoding GNAT family N-acetyltransferase yields MTDTPPLADGYEISTDPHRIDAGRVHQWLSTDAYWAIGRAREKQGRAIEGSLNFGVYETVSGEQVAYARVVTDRATFAWLCDVYVDPSVRGKGIGTALVGAVREELLPYGLKRMLLATHDAHGVYEKLGFAPLEKPDQWMALSF; encoded by the coding sequence ATGACCGATACCCCGCCCCTCGCCGACGGCTACGAGATCTCGACCGACCCCCACCGCATCGACGCCGGGCGCGTGCACCAGTGGCTGTCCACCGACGCGTACTGGGCGATCGGGCGGGCGCGGGAGAAGCAGGGCCGGGCGATCGAGGGTTCGCTGAACTTCGGGGTGTACGAGACGGTTTCGGGGGAGCAGGTGGCGTATGCCCGGGTCGTCACCGACCGGGCGACCTTCGCGTGGCTGTGTGACGTGTACGTCGACCCGTCGGTGCGCGGCAAGGGGATCGGGACGGCGCTCGTCGGGGCCGTACGCGAGGAGCTGCTGCCGTACGGGCTGAAGCGGATGCTGCTCGCCACGCATGACGCGCACGGGGTCTACGAGAAGCTCGGGTTCGCGCCGCTGGAGAAGCCGGACCAATGGATGGCGCTTTCCTTCTAG
- a CDS encoding histidine phosphatase family protein, protein MSLRVTFVAAARSSPLLADRFEDDRPLDQAGWDEVQRVAHDLLPLAAAELRYCSPTPRSRATGDALGYSPLVQLALRDCDMGRWRGLTLGEAMAREPEAVDAWLADPRGTPHGGESLIAFIGRVGGWLDTRPVEDGGRIVAVAEPSVIRAALVYALKAPPATYWNIDVRPLSTTTVTGRAGRWYLRFDGAPAQSSRV, encoded by the coding sequence ATGTCGCTTCGGGTCACGTTCGTCGCCGCCGCGCGCAGCTCCCCGCTGCTCGCCGACCGCTTCGAGGACGACCGGCCGCTGGATCAGGCCGGCTGGGACGAGGTGCAGCGCGTCGCGCACGACCTGCTGCCGCTCGCGGCGGCCGAGCTGCGCTACTGCTCGCCGACTCCGCGCAGCCGCGCCACCGGCGACGCCCTCGGATACTCCCCGCTGGTGCAACTCGCCCTGCGCGACTGTGACATGGGCCGCTGGCGCGGGCTCACGCTCGGCGAGGCGATGGCCCGGGAACCCGAGGCGGTGGACGCCTGGCTGGCCGACCCGCGCGGCACGCCGCACGGCGGCGAGTCGCTGATCGCGTTCATCGGCCGGGTCGGCGGCTGGCTCGACACCCGGCCCGTGGAGGACGGCGGCCGTATCGTCGCCGTGGCCGAACCGTCCGTGATCCGTGCCGCCCTGGTGTACGCGCTGAAGGCGCCGCCCGCCACGTACTGGAACATCGACGTACGCCCGCTGTCGACGACCACCGTGACCGGCCGCGCGGGCCGCTGGTACCTCCGCTTCGACGGGGCGCCGGCTCAGTCCTCGCGCGTGTAG
- a CDS encoding DUF6314 family protein, protein MGEFWPVPDALTYLAGSWRVERSVRDLADGAAGEFSGTTAFGPLEGGGLLHHESGTFAWQGVPRPAERTLRFLPGAGRGTADVRFADGRPFHDLDLTSGRYTADHPCSADLYRGEFTVLDEDHWRTVWRVRGPAKDLVLTTDYTRED, encoded by the coding sequence ATGGGCGAGTTCTGGCCAGTACCGGATGCACTGACATATCTGGCCGGGAGTTGGCGGGTCGAGCGGTCCGTACGGGACCTCGCCGACGGGGCGGCCGGGGAGTTCTCCGGCACGACGGCCTTCGGTCCGCTGGAGGGCGGCGGACTGCTGCACCACGAGTCGGGCACGTTCGCCTGGCAGGGCGTGCCCCGGCCCGCCGAGCGGACGCTGCGTTTCCTGCCCGGCGCCGGGCGCGGCACGGCGGACGTACGGTTCGCCGACGGGCGGCCCTTCCACGACCTGGACCTGACGTCCGGGCGGTACACCGCCGATCACCCGTGCTCGGCGGACCTCTACCGGGGCGAGTTCACCGTCCTCGACGAGGACCACTGGCGGACGGTGTGGCGGGTGCGCGGCCCGGCCAAGGACCTCGTCCTCACCACCGACTACACGCGCGAGGACTGA